The Frondihabitans australicus genome includes a region encoding these proteins:
- a CDS encoding alpha/beta hydrolase, giving the protein MRDWSTDDPGLGDTTVIDTFAARLTRDAAAASSISTTVASSLSAVPSFWRGSGATAWSGRLSRQTAALARLHTTLETCSRAARAYSAAVDDIQRRARTQIALLTESRSTLDLLPLEGSGTAAPSTVDLRAQEHAESLATISAATATLASLTLERQHADDAFVAALRTALPDTWPAQLAAFASLGVTHPLTASSHYVDAAVSSFVAGLEHASSYDTGDATTLLVLTTRGDLDPAQVTSLLRAHPALGSALGGVGPAVVAEWWRSLGDGTDHSAAQNALVAAAPTAIGNLNGVAYWARDTANRAELARRLDETSAELAVMIREGSPGQPDLAVTYRSCLTRLQVRKASLQDIKISLATRRHSDPSRQLISLTSDEPPLAAVALGDMDTSPTVTYMVPGMGSSTREMRGWVRASANVYEAQRKAAGGMPPAVVAWVGYKSPPVPSLETPSLAVLGSSKAQAGADALARDLAGLNATRQPGNFRLNVVAHSYGTTTASLALAQRDLAVDNFVSVASAGIDTSVPDATAIHATHVYAEQAQNVLPVIEHGEGDEYAWTGRLGSGRENPMDPMFGATRLAVGDEAAADGIAGVTAHDGLLQSETRPDPSVGYGYFDNQTLSLRNIARATTGHENALVKFTPPRRTLLEQILLKQSAEPEVSP; this is encoded by the coding sequence ATGCGCGACTGGAGCACCGACGACCCAGGCCTCGGCGACACGACCGTCATCGACACCTTCGCCGCCCGACTCACGCGCGACGCGGCGGCAGCTTCGTCGATTTCCACGACCGTGGCGTCGAGCCTCAGCGCCGTTCCCTCGTTCTGGCGCGGCAGCGGCGCCACCGCATGGTCGGGCCGCCTCTCCCGCCAGACGGCGGCGCTCGCCCGCCTCCACACCACACTCGAGACGTGCTCGCGCGCTGCCCGGGCCTACTCCGCCGCAGTCGACGACATCCAGCGTCGCGCCCGCACCCAGATCGCCCTCCTCACCGAGAGCCGCTCCACGCTCGACCTCCTCCCCCTCGAGGGCTCCGGCACCGCCGCCCCGAGCACCGTCGACCTCAGGGCGCAGGAGCACGCAGAGTCGCTCGCCACCATCTCCGCCGCGACCGCCACCCTTGCCTCCCTCACCCTGGAACGCCAGCACGCCGACGACGCCTTCGTCGCCGCCCTCCGCACGGCTCTGCCCGACACGTGGCCGGCGCAGCTCGCCGCATTCGCCTCGCTCGGCGTCACGCACCCGCTGACGGCGAGCTCGCACTACGTGGACGCCGCCGTCTCGTCGTTCGTTGCCGGGCTGGAGCATGCCTCCTCGTACGACACCGGCGACGCGACGACCCTGCTCGTGCTGACGACGCGTGGCGACCTGGATCCTGCGCAGGTCACCTCGCTTCTTCGCGCACACCCGGCGCTCGGGTCTGCCCTCGGCGGCGTCGGCCCTGCCGTCGTGGCCGAGTGGTGGCGATCGCTCGGTGACGGCACGGATCACTCGGCAGCGCAGAATGCGCTGGTCGCCGCCGCTCCTACGGCCATCGGCAACCTCAACGGCGTCGCCTACTGGGCGCGCGACACCGCGAACCGTGCGGAGCTCGCGCGGAGGCTTGATGAGACGTCTGCGGAGCTCGCCGTCATGATTCGCGAAGGTTCGCCGGGCCAGCCCGACCTCGCGGTGACCTACCGGTCTTGCCTCACACGACTCCAGGTCCGTAAAGCGTCACTCCAAGACATCAAAATCAGTCTGGCGACGCGAAGACATTCCGATCCCAGCCGTCAACTGATCTCGCTCACCAGCGACGAGCCCCCGTTGGCCGCGGTTGCTCTGGGCGACATGGACACGTCTCCTACGGTCACCTACATGGTTCCGGGAATGGGATCATCGACGCGCGAGATGCGCGGTTGGGTGCGAGCATCGGCAAACGTCTACGAAGCGCAGCGGAAAGCAGCGGGTGGGATGCCGCCAGCTGTCGTCGCTTGGGTCGGATACAAGTCACCGCCCGTGCCGTCGCTCGAGACGCCCTCACTTGCCGTCTTAGGTTCGTCGAAGGCGCAAGCTGGGGCCGACGCCCTTGCTCGCGACCTCGCCGGACTTAATGCGACACGGCAACCGGGAAACTTCCGCCTGAACGTGGTGGCCCACTCATACGGCACGACCACAGCCTCTCTCGCGCTCGCTCAGCGCGACCTCGCCGTCGATAACTTTGTGAGCGTCGCCTCGGCCGGCATTGACACAAGTGTTCCCGACGCCACCGCCATTCACGCGACGCACGTCTATGCGGAGCAGGCACAGAATGTGTTGCCTGTCATCGAGCACGGCGAAGGCGACGAATACGCGTGGACGGGTCGCTTGGGAAGTGGCCGCGAGAACCCCATGGACCCCATGTTCGGCGCAACTCGCCTCGCGGTGGGCGACGAGGCTGCGGCAGATGGGATCGCCGGGGTGACGGCACACGATGGCCTCCTGCAGAGCGAGACTCGCCCGGACCCGAGTGTCGGCTATGGGTACTTCGACAACCAGACGCTGTCACTGCGCAATATCGCGCGTGCGACTACGGGGCACGAGAATGCGCTCGTGAAATTCACGCCACCGCGACGCACTCTCTTGGAGCAGATTCTCCTGAAGCAGAGTGCAGAACCCGAGGTATCGCCATGA
- a CDS encoding DUF262 domain-containing protein, which produces MTELAAHEVALHKVFSSDYEFVIPSYQRPYAWGTEQALELLDDLAEACEHSPQEPYFLGSLVLVKEKGRPRAEVIDGQQRLTTLTILLAVLRDLSETDDLRTRLDDMVRQPQDPLLDIAAKPRVALRSKDADFFARQVQELGATTRLLHLTPGQLETDSQRALHANTRALQRVLAGWSDDRRRHLAQKLASRTYLVAVSTADLDSAHRIFGVMNARGLDLSPADIVKSRVIGAIRDSPGRDSPGTGSTSADSTSARSTSDDSHALAERYAAKWEDAEESIGRDDFADLFLQIRLVESKQRARASLLREFPEQVLSRYLPDRATEFVDDVLVPYARAYQQIRDRAYAVSPAQTSRPGSHPVNTWLSRLDVLDNRDWRAPALWALRTRPGDAPWLDRFFAKLERLAASLYIRRVWTTPRVTRHIELLRQLDAADQHGTDPLDAPAFELTPAERRDTLAVIDGDVYLASKIRKYLLLRLDDTVAGATEVTYQHRVITVEHVLPQNPRAGSTWLESFSDADRARWTHRLANLVLLGRMKNSEAQNYDFERKKAAYFSGRGGAVAFALTSQVLRYPQWNPATLEVRQRELVGLLAREWGLGS; this is translated from the coding sequence ATGACCGAACTCGCCGCACACGAAGTCGCCCTGCACAAGGTGTTCTCCAGCGACTACGAGTTCGTGATCCCCTCGTACCAGCGCCCCTACGCGTGGGGCACCGAGCAGGCGCTCGAACTGCTCGACGACCTCGCGGAGGCGTGCGAGCACTCGCCGCAGGAGCCGTACTTCCTCGGGTCGCTCGTCCTCGTCAAAGAGAAGGGGCGACCGCGCGCCGAGGTCATCGACGGGCAGCAACGGCTGACGACACTCACGATCCTGCTCGCGGTGCTCCGCGACCTGTCCGAAACCGACGACCTCCGCACCCGCCTCGACGACATGGTGCGCCAGCCCCAGGACCCGCTGCTCGACATCGCGGCCAAGCCGCGGGTGGCGCTGCGATCGAAAGACGCCGACTTCTTCGCCCGGCAGGTGCAGGAACTCGGGGCGACCACGCGGCTCCTGCACCTGACGCCCGGTCAGCTCGAGACCGACTCGCAGCGCGCCCTGCACGCCAACACGCGGGCCCTGCAGCGCGTGCTCGCCGGCTGGAGCGACGACCGACGCCGCCACCTCGCCCAGAAGCTCGCCAGCCGCACCTACCTCGTCGCCGTCTCCACCGCCGACCTCGACAGCGCCCACCGCATCTTCGGCGTCATGAACGCCCGCGGCCTCGACCTCTCCCCCGCCGACATCGTGAAATCCCGCGTCATCGGCGCGATCCGCGACAGCCCAGGCCGCGACAGCCCGGGTACCGGCAGCACCTCCGCCGACAGCACCTCCGCTCGCAGCACCTCTGACGACAGCCACGCCCTCGCCGAGCGCTACGCCGCCAAATGGGAAGACGCCGAAGAGTCCATCGGCCGCGACGACTTCGCCGACCTCTTCCTGCAGATCCGACTCGTCGAATCGAAGCAGCGTGCTCGCGCCTCGCTCCTCCGCGAGTTCCCCGAGCAGGTCCTCAGCCGCTACCTGCCCGACCGCGCCACCGAGTTCGTCGACGACGTGCTGGTGCCGTACGCGCGGGCGTACCAGCAGATCCGCGACCGGGCGTACGCGGTGTCACCCGCGCAGACGTCTCGGCCCGGGTCTCACCCTGTGAACACGTGGCTCAGCCGCCTCGACGTGCTCGACAACCGCGATTGGCGGGCTCCTGCGCTCTGGGCCCTCCGCACCCGCCCGGGCGACGCCCCCTGGCTCGACCGGTTCTTCGCGAAGCTCGAACGCCTCGCCGCGAGCCTCTACATCAGGCGGGTGTGGACCACGCCGCGCGTCACCCGCCACATCGAACTGCTGCGCCAACTCGACGCGGCCGACCAGCACGGCACCGACCCCCTCGACGCGCCCGCGTTCGAGCTCACGCCCGCCGAACGCCGCGACACCCTCGCGGTGATCGACGGCGACGTCTACCTCGCGAGCAAGATCCGCAAGTACCTCCTGCTGCGACTCGACGACACGGTCGCAGGAGCAACGGAAGTCACCTACCAGCACCGAGTCATCACCGTCGAGCACGTGCTGCCGCAGAACCCGCGGGCAGGGTCCACGTGGCTCGAGTCGTTCTCCGACGCCGACCGCGCCCGCTGGACCCACCGTCTCGCGAACCTCGTGCTGCTCGGCCGGATGAAGAACTCCGAAGCCCAGAACTACGACTTCGAACGCAAGAAGGCCGCCTACTTCAGCGGCCGAGGCGGCGCCGTCGCCTTCGCGCTGACCAGCCAGGTGCTGCGCTACCCGCAGTGGAACCCGGCGACGCTCGAGGTGCGGCAGCGGGAGCTCGTCGGGCTGCTC